In one Candidatus Palibaumannia cicadellinicola genomic region, the following are encoded:
- the murJ gene encoding murein biosynthesis integral membrane protein MurJ, translating into MSLLTKFAAVSFITMFSRVLGFARDAIIARVFGAGMATDAFFVAFKLPNLLRRIFAEGAFSQAFVPILAEYKSNHAEEDTRTFISYIAGMLILTLMLVTITGMLGAPWLIKITAPGFSNTPEQFVLTSSLSRVIFPYILLISMTSLVGAILNAWNRFLVPAFVPTLLNMSMIVFALLAAQCFNPPIMALAWAVVIGGILQLCYQLPYLKKIGLLVMPRLQFRDAGVWRVLQVMGPAIIGVSVSQISLIINTIFASFLVSGSVSWIYYADRLMEFPAGVLAVALGTILLPSLSRSVFKGNHVEFSLLLDWGLRLCFLLALPSSVALAILAKPLIVALFQYNQFSPFDTMMTQRALLAYSVGLIGLMLVKVLAPGFYSRQDIKTPVQLGIITLIITQLMNLTFIGPLKHAGLSLSIGLGACLNASLLYWQLRRQKIFQPQPGWIKFLLRLIFTVSVMAVALVVLLMVMPDWTQGSMPWRLLRLIAVIVVGMIFYLTALRLAGFRLRDFVPSL; encoded by the coding sequence ATGAGTTTATTAACAAAATTTGCTGCTGTTAGTTTCATAACTATGTTTTCGCGCGTCCTGGGTTTTGCACGAGATGCAATTATTGCCCGAGTATTTGGTGCTGGGATGGCAACAGATGCTTTTTTTGTTGCTTTCAAATTACCTAATCTTTTGCGGCGTATTTTTGCTGAAGGTGCTTTTTCCCAGGCATTCGTGCCTATTTTGGCAGAATATAAAAGTAATCATGCAGAAGAGGATACACGTACTTTTATTTCCTATATCGCTGGTATGCTGATACTCACACTAATGCTAGTGACTATAACTGGTATGCTAGGTGCACCATGGTTAATAAAAATAACTGCCCCAGGATTTAGCAATACACCAGAACAGTTTGTTTTAACGTCATCGCTATCACGTGTGATATTTCCTTATATTCTACTTATTTCCATGACATCGCTAGTGGGAGCGATACTCAATGCTTGGAATAGGTTCTTGGTGCCCGCTTTTGTTCCAACGTTACTGAATATGAGTATGATAGTCTTTGCTCTTCTGGCGGCACAGTGTTTTAATCCGCCAATTATGGCGCTAGCCTGGGCGGTTGTAATCGGAGGAATACTGCAATTGTGTTATCAATTGCCGTACCTCAAAAAAATAGGCTTGTTAGTTATGCCGCGCTTACAATTTAGAGATGCTGGTGTGTGGCGAGTATTACAGGTCATGGGACCTGCTATCATTGGGGTATCAGTCAGCCAAATTTCATTAATCATCAATACAATTTTTGCCTCTTTCTTAGTATCTGGTTCGGTATCATGGATCTATTATGCTGATCGGCTTATGGAGTTTCCTGCAGGTGTATTAGCAGTTGCGTTAGGGACGATTTTACTACCATCTCTATCGCGCAGTGTGTTCAAAGGGAATCATGTAGAATTCTCCTTACTGCTAGATTGGGGACTCCGTCTCTGTTTTCTGCTAGCGTTGCCAAGTTCTGTGGCGCTGGCCATTCTTGCCAAACCACTTATAGTAGCTTTATTTCAGTATAATCAATTTTCCCCCTTTGACACGATGATGACTCAGCGTGCGTTATTAGCTTATTCAGTTGGACTGATTGGTTTAATGCTGGTGAAAGTTCTTGCACCTGGTTTTTATTCACGTCAAGACATCAAAACTCCGGTACAATTAGGAATTATCACTCTTATTATCACGCAATTAATGAACCTAACTTTTATCGGTCCACTCAAGCATGCTGGGCTATCACTCTCCATTGGCCTAGGAGCTTGTCTGAACGCTAGCTTACTGTACTGGCAGTTACGTAGACAAAAAATATTTCAGCCACAACCTGGCTGGATCAAATTTTTATTGCGGTTAATATTTACCGTCAGCGTGATGGCCGTGGCATTAGTAGTATTACTAATGGTCATGCCAGACTGGACGCAAGGTAGTATGCCATGGCGTTTACTTCGTTTAATAGCCGTAATAGTGGTAGGGATGATATTTTACTTGACGGCACTTAGGCTTGCTGGTTTCCGGCTACGTGATTTCGTTCCATCACTTTAA
- the acpS gene encoding holo-ACP synthase → MAILGIGTDIVEIARIQAVLVRRGELFAYRILHPAEWKQYRKHNQRIRFLAKRFAVKEAAAKALGTGLGNGLAFVQFEVFNDQLGKPKLRLHEQAAQLAVQRSVTNMHVTLSDERHYTCAIVIFENK, encoded by the coding sequence ATGGCTATTTTAGGTATAGGTACTGATATTGTGGAGATTGCACGTATTCAGGCAGTTTTAGTGCGCCGTGGCGAACTTTTTGCATACCGTATTTTACATCCAGCTGAGTGGAAACAATATCGTAAGCATAATCAACGGATACGTTTTTTAGCTAAACGCTTTGCTGTTAAAGAGGCTGCTGCTAAGGCTTTAGGCACCGGTCTTGGCAATGGTCTTGCATTTGTACAATTTGAGGTATTCAATGACCAGTTAGGCAAACCTAAATTACGGCTACATGAACAAGCAGCTCAGCTTGCTGTACAGCGTAGTGTCACTAATATGCATGTAACCTTGTCAGATGAACGTCATTATACTTGTGCAATCGTTATTTTTGAAAATAAATAA